The Aethina tumida isolate Nest 87 chromosome 5, icAetTumi1.1, whole genome shotgun sequence genomic sequence GAATAAGACTGTACGATATTAATGGttatacaagaaaaaattactCATAGGTTCAACCAACTTAATACTTTGTATAGTTTTATATACTTCTTTCTCtatctaaaatatacaaattacgGAAAACAATAAGTAAATCGTAGAATTTAGTACAATTAGAGTACTATgtgatatattgtaaaattattttttatgaaaatcatTGACGTACTATTTTATCTAGTGAAAGTATACAAATTTggcctattttttaataaattattgacctgtataaattattttaatattattttcagaagTGATGAGGTACTCATATATTAATAGtgccaaaataataattaatatatgaaaaccTACACTCAaccttttcaattattattaattacagtttttcGAATCTATTCAAAACTACTCTTAGGTATTCAATAACTTGACcatgcaataaattaaaattctctatgcacttttaaaatttgaatttagagATATTCGATACGAATTCTATCGTCATTAGATTGAGATTACTGAAATGTTAAGAAAGTCGAccatatttaagaaataaattatattaaaagtgtaTTCTTGATTCTCATCATTTAAACTGTGTGTAGAGtggtgtatttttatataggttatgtattatatgtataataaacgaatatgtttaataaaattgctgttttaatttattacatcctACCTTAACAATAGTAACAATGTttacaatattcaaaaatttaaaatagttgacTAAAACTCAActcaataatgtttattacaatCTATCtcctataataaatattaaaacagtcTCACAGTAAAAATTACCCGCTTGGGTTGGAAATGGTGCCCCAGAACAAAGTGGCAGTGGTAGATCTGTGCCTGATGAAGAACACAAATGGTCTGTCGGCGAAAAATTGCTTCTGAACGCCGTTGTACTGTATGGAACCCAAGGCAACAGCTGCAGCTTCGGTGCCCTTCTCGTTGATTGAGAACACCATCTCTTGGATTATGTCACTTATCCTCAAGTTACCGTTCTCCACGGCACCTGTTAAAAGGATTTCTGGATACGATTCTTTGCTTATTTTTGTCACGTTTACTGAGTTCGTGTCTTCCGGTGCCGGTTCTTTTTGGTTGCTCTGTGCGTCCTTTCTGGCCTTGTACCTCAGCAAGGGTTCTAACACGCTAACGCTGCTGGATAACGACATTTTAGGTATTTTCACGTTGACGTCTCTCAGTTTCGCCTGTTTGATGGCGTCTTCGATGTCCGTGGCCTTTAACGATTCGGCGAACTTTCTGATGTCGTACTTGTAGGGCGAGTCTTTTCTGGGCAACAGCATGAACATGTCCAACTCTCCGTCTTTATAGGGAAGagcaatcattttatattggtCAGTTTCGGTGTATAAAATGCCTTCGGGAGCACCCAACATATATGTAACATCAACATAGGCGTCCTCTTGAGTTCTAAATTCACCAACCTTGTTGAGCAAATCACTGAACGGGATCTCCCAGTCGGCCAGGAAATAAATGGCGTTGAGGAAGATGGCCGACGTCAGAACTGAAGGAGGTGCCGGAAAGATGTTCTTAATCAAACCTTGAGTGTGACGTTCAGCCCACGTGTTCAAAACCCTAGAAGTTAcaagtaaataacaaattcCTGTAGGTGATCAAACAACTCTTACTTTTGTGCTCCCTCTGGATTTTTAGTGAAGTCCAGCGGTGTCAATTCGGAGTGGTAAAATAAACCCGAATGAGACTGGAAGTTCTTGGTCAGTTTCAGCTTTCTATCGAAGAACACCGCATTTTTTTGGGTTAAAGTGAACAGTTTCGCGCTCTTTTCCAAGGTCTTCGTCAGGCTGTACATCTCCATATGGAACTTGGAATAAGCTAAGGGGGATGTTTCGTTGTTCTTTTCCGTATAGGTGTTCAACATCGAGTTTTTGTTTGCGTCCGTCGGTCCCAAATTCAATAGTTCGAACAGCTCATCACGGAACTGACCTTCAGCacctacaattattattttattaaaaaactgaatacAAAAGATGTGCGTCTGTAATACCAAGCATTAGTTGACCTATGACGGTGGTAATACTGAGGGGGGAGACGAGGAAGTTGCTGTTGGAGTTACCATCTTCAAGAAGAGCCTGTAAGCGCACTCCGATGCTTGATATTGCTTTTAGAGCTGATTCATAAGCTGATGGATTTTCTGTGGAAACCAGAACTATAATGCTGAGAAAAATCCAAATCGGCGGCTTCATTTTCTACGAAAAGATAAAAGACAACTTTGTTACAAGTAATATATGAAATGAATCTATTATTCTTTATAgtggtaatttataaatgcacTCTGACTCTTTGTCAGAATGATTCCCACCATTATCTCTgagttgttaaatattaattatgtttaaataataattattttccttaaaaaatatatttttaaaaatataaatattaaaatatataaaccaatatattttttggaattcTCCACCAATTTTGGAAatgaaaatgacaaaattagaagaagcaacaatttattcaaaaaaacctGACTTACCAATGAAGAACAAAACAAGATGGATCGATTAACCACAAGGTAAAACTCGCAGAAGAACGCACATAAAACCAGCGACGAAGAATTGTTGAAATGGTCTGGCAATTGGATATACAAATGCGAAGACACACTCTGTCGACGCGAACCGGTTGTGGCGGACTTCAGGTCGCTAAACTTCTCATTTGACTCCAATACCCAATTACAATTATAGTTTATACTGTTGAAGAAACGGGGGGAGCACTGACGAAATGGGGGGAACGATATTACTGGAAATACCCGCGAGAAATATCGATTACCAGTTATGATGATTGTCGTTCCATTTACCgttgataaatatttgcaattCACTGCTAATTACGTCagaaattttctaattgtaaacagggaaattagaaatttaacgGTCAATTTTTGTGACACccaattgttgttgttgaattGTTTTCCCAAAAAATTTCTCTGATTTAGCCAGTCActgaaattagtaaatttagatatgtaatatgtaatcTTTATCAAGTGTCTAATTGTTAACTAAGGCATTGTGAGGggcttattaattattagtggCATTTTCCCTTCATATCAGTGAAATCTCTCctcttgtattaaaaattatctgaaagTAAACACctcttgtaattaaaaatgtactttgTGCATAATGAAGTAAAGACAGAAAGTTGTTAGTGAAAATATAATCtgtgtttttgttgttatctTTTTAAACGGGTCAATAATATACAGTTCAGTATTCCGCATTTTTGAGTAAATctgtaaaacaagtaattttccaataaatacAGACATGTGTCATGacgtaatatttacaaataaaattgatacttcaacgaaatgtaaattactatttaattattcaattatacttgcgttaaaataattgaattttatttttataaggaGATTATCTACTGCATATTTATCTTCAGTGATTgaacatgttttaattaacgtcGCCAGGACGTAGTTTATCGAATGCTAAAAACATTTCCATTTGTGATGGTCCTAGAACACTTGGCGAGCACTTAAGACAAACGTAGAAAATTTTCCCGTATTAAAAAAACCGGAAATTCTTCCACAAGTATCGTACGTACCAAttaaaaatcgattatttCCCCTTTAGTCAGACCCTGTGACTCCTTATCATCGGAACGACTCTCATTTAAAACCAATCTCGAATCCAAAACCAGTGAATAAACCAATGCCAAACATGGAAATTCAATCGCATCGCATTAGCCGAAAACTGTTATTCTCTCACATGTATTGGAGTTCCCAGATCAGGGAATCGCAACTTACAACAAGTAAGGAATAACGAACGAAAGGTTTTGTGGTTTCGGTGTTTCTGTGTTAATGCACGTGTGCCGAATACGTGAATTTTTGCTCTCATTCCGAGTACAGTCTTTGGTGCACACCTCGATTAGCACGTTAATCGGTGTTTCTTTTTTTGTGCAAAAATTCAAGCAGTTCCAAACTGTTGGaaagttcaataaaaaagaaagtGTTGCATATTAAACAGCATGATTCATCTAAGAGGAAATTTATTGGACCATTTGATTCGACGTTTGGCCTTAATAGCATAATTCGGCTTTTGTAGGTcgttcaaaaattattgaagatgAAAACATGTTAGGGACTACTCATAGGGAGCATGCAttcagtattattattttagttaacttaataataCGGAAgtgtcaattaaatttaagtccggtcaaaaaaaaaaagaaacaatttcaatttgtacATAATGGATGATATGgatgtaatatattatgagGGAATTGAACTCAATCCAGGTACGACCGAAGTCAAGGAATGTTAATCTTTTAGATATCTGGTTAACGTGCTAAACCCGTCTCTTTTGTCCATGctctaaaaatatgtttattatttttttagaatttagcaAAGATGATTGGGCTCCTGTTGTCGTAGTACCGCTTTTAGCGACCGTGATGTTAGCAGTCAGTGTTTGTCTCCTTGTGATTTATCGACATAGTCCTGCTTTTGTTATTAGCATTGTCGCTGGTTGTCTTGTAACTGTTACCGTTTATTTACTATTGTCAGTTGTAACTTCACCcaaagaaatgttttattaaataaaattagtggttaatatttaatagtttattttgtgATGCAACCTATGAAACTTTTATGTGATGTGtgatttctatataaaaatgaataaatatatgaaatgccTTTGCATTACTAGAAAAGTGTAAAAGTCTAACAATGCACATAAGAAAAGTACTTCATAACTTGTACCGTGTAaccacaaataataattgcaacaaacactgaaaaaatattcttctatAAATGTTGTGTACTCCAACTTGCAATTCATTTCAAAAACTGTTCAATGTTAGGTACTACCCATAGAGAGGATGCATTcagaaatacaattttagaatatcTTAATAATACGGAAgtgtcaattaaatttaattttgtttaaaaaatatagtattcaaatttatatgtaagggatgatgtaaatattatagattAGAAGGTACTCACTCCAAGTACGATCAAAGACAACAAATGTTGATCTTTTAAAACACTGGTTAACGTGCTAAACCCGTTTCTTTCGTTCATgttctaaaaatgtttattattttttagaatttagcaAAGATGATTGGGCTCCTGTTATGGTACCGCTTTTAGCGATCGTGATGTTAGCGGTCAGTGTTTGTCTCCTTTTGGTCTACCGACACAATCCAGCTTTTGTGATTAGCATTGTCGCTGGCTGTCTTGTAACTGTTGCCGTTTATTTACTACTTACAGTTGTAACTTCACCcaaagaaatgttttattaaataaaactcgtGGTTAATATTCAATAGTTTATTTTGTGATGCAACCTATAAAATCAACTTGTATGTGACGTATGatttctgtataaaaatgaacaaatatattaaatgtaaaaaggtCTTGCGCCTTTGAATGACTAGAAAAGTGTAAAAAACTAACAATGTACATAAGTAAATCAACAACGCACAAGAAAAGTACTTCAATACTTGTTCCGTGTaaccacataaataatacttgcaccaaatactgataaaatatattcttctaTAAAAGATGTGTACCCAAACATATAACTTATTTCAAGAACCGTTCAATGGAACTTTGAGTACTGAAATAAGTTATAAGTGGGGTAAAATTATGCCtacttaataatacataacTTGTGAGCATCACAATCATTagatattatattaacttgccttatatgtatgtatatcaTATCAATacaatagtttaatatttatatctactatattacaaaattggaccaaaacaattttaactgtttCAATCCAATGGTGTAAATTCTACCACAATTAATGTATGTACCAATATAGAAAAGCTACCCCTAAACACTATTACTGAcaatgtatattattgtatgCGTATATTTTGAAGAGAAGGTGAAATGTTCCCAGATGGATAGTGTGATAtgactttttttttaactacaaTGGCGAACCCAAAAACGGTTGGTCAAATTCGACTGGGGATGGTAAGATTTATATTTCTCTAGGTGTCAGTCTTCTGTATGCTTTTTTGATGTACTCGTATAAAATGCTTATTGTcgcaatttttagaatatctagacaatGTGAAGGATTATTTGAGTCCTGTTTTTGGTCAGGTGCAAAATCCAACGGTCCCCAGTTAAAAATAGGTAGATCAAGCCCTagacatacataaaatatacatggCAGATAAAATTAAGGTACACATAAAGCGAGGTGACTGGCAGAAATTAGGTACATAAAGAGTAAGAGTTCCCATTCATCCATTTTCCATATTATTTGTCTTTATTTCACAACCATAACTTGCAATGAGTATTTAGCTTATTAAAAACTGGATAGATTTGAACTTTcttgtatatatgtatgtatagtaGACACGTAGTTTTCTAGTAAGGTTATCTAAGTATAGAACTGCACGTGCATTAAAACCACAACGTGACAgttcaattcaatattatattacctaatattattgtttccaAACCATACATGATTATAAAACCGTATGGCGATAAAAACGatgtatgaaaataaaagGATGCGGTGATTCAAGGCAATTGGTCGTATATATTTTGTGGCATTGGTTTTCCaaactaaatttcaatatGCCACAAGCTCtgctatttaaaattcaattaatggtCCAAAGAAGATCTCtaaatgttttacaaattttgataGATATGTTTAGTTGGAgatggaataaaaatattattggagGAATTCTTCTTTGTACCACTGGGATATGTTAATACTTCGATAATAACTGGCAATTTTGACTTTGTTATTACTAGAACTCgcggtataataaaatataaaaatagtgtcTAAGGACGCCATTGCTTTGGATGATTTTTTTGCgattaaatgatataaaaatatcgttatgtataaaatattttaatagaggTAAACTGATGTGTGCGTGAAATGCAAATTAACTTGTTCAGGGGGCCACTTTTTTGCCAATTTCTATTTTCTCTACTtccaacatattttatgttttctgcTCCCTCTTCGTTAACTTATTGCTTAAAAAGTCTCAACTTCGTTCATCTCATCTTTCCCACTTATTGATTGTTCCTCAACTGGaactttccaaaaaaaaatggcCGCCCTGTACACTGGTACATATAAAAAACCACTCTTCTTCGAAGAGTTATCTTCCTCAAATCGTCCTACAAGGACCTTAAGAGGTGTAATGGTAGAGTTCACCGGATGCCCTGTTAATCTTTGTATAAATTGGTTCGTTTCCGTACCCGGTTTTCGGGTGGTGCAGTCTTTTCAAATATGGATTATTACTGGCCGCAGTCGATGGCGTGTTCATCAACGGATTCGCTATCAAATTTACGCCGTTGTGGTGGGTTGGCAGCGTTGTGTGTTGTCTCGGGTAAACAACTGCATTGCAACTGTTCCCGTTGCCCAATTTCGAATTGTTTTGAACGTTGCTGTGCGGTAATGGCATGGTGGAGCAGTGCGGATAAACATTTTGAACGGGCTGAGTCGGGTAATGCGGCAATGTTGCTGAAGACGACTGTATATTTTGCAAATCGTGATTGACGTCGGTAAATGAGGTCATGCGCATGTTAGTAGCTCTGCCGTAGGGATCTTCGTCGATGACTTTGTTGGTTGAGCCTTCTGTTGTGAAATTTCGACTGGACTTGCGTCTGATTACCACCGTACTTTCTGGTGCCTCTAAGAGGCTCTCTGTCATGCTGTGATCCACCAATGGGCTGGTGTGACTTGTTGGTAACTCTTCTTGCTGAGGGGACTTCCAATCAGCTAAATATAATAAGCATTAATACTGCTTCTTTAAGCTCAAAATATATACTACCTGTAATTTTTTCAGCAACTTTATGATCAGTACTTTCATTAGAGTGAATACCACTGGAAGTTTCACTGTGGTTGCTGCCATGTTGCTCTGGTGGTGAATGTGAACCTTCAGTACTTACAGAATCAGATCTCATCGGCTCTTCGTGAGGTACCCCAGAGTCTGACCTTCTCAAACATCTTGGAGCAGGGCCAGTATTCTAAAACAATCAGATTATCAACATTATCCGCTACAACTTTCCTATAGCTAACATTGATGACGTGCATAGGTTGCTTCAGTACTAACCTGCGTGTCAAATGAGTTATGTACTGTTACTACTGACGGTTCGTACTCGAGTAATGGACTAGTGTCTTCGTAGGATGCGGTTGGCGGCACTAAATCTCTAGTACTAGCGTATGTCACGTGTTCGTCATGAACGTAAGCCAAAAGCTGCGCAAGCATGAAAACAAAAAGCGAATGAAAGAAGGAAAGAGATAATAAtccttttttcatttgttaattAGGCTTTACCTCACACTAGCGGAGGAAAATGATCCATTAGTATGAAAACACATTTAGAATGTATTGGCGGATTTACCTTTCCTTCTTCACTGGCAGTGTCGTCTCCGTTGCTCAATCTTTGCGTTGGGGGACTCAAGGGTAATTCTCTTAAAGTGGCATAGTCTCCATCATCCAGTTCGTCGATGCCTCCAATCACGCTTCGCCTTTTCACGCTGTTCCCTTTTCTgggtcaaatttaatttcagtttttgaaACTCATCGTTTTAAGGAATAGGAAGAAACAATGgtgtaatgaattttataataatctttattaaagaatttaatattatttatgaactttaattttgataacctTCTCTTCTATTATTTCGTCttgaaaaagaatttatttttagatattttcaaaaggTGGAGcagatattaatattagaagCAAATATGACGCCTCGACAACATGAAAACACTACAAAGAAGATCATGCAGTGCAAAGAAAAACACAAAACcgtacaaaaataatacttttattcattattgtaaCTTAAAACATAAAGTGCTaccttaaactaaaatttatcgtaaaataaaatcataaattaacttaaactaAATTGCCATGTTCTGTACACACCAACAAAATGTGCACTGGAGGACTAGAAAACGAAACGAATCATTCCAAACATCTTTAGCAACTGACTA encodes the following:
- the LOC109604719 gene encoding leukocyte elastase inhibitor, whose product is MKPPIWIFLSIIVLVSTENPSAYESALKAISSIGVRLQALLEDGNSNSNFLVSPLSITTVIGQLMLGAEGQFRDELFELLNLGPTDANKNSMLNTYTEKNNETSPLAYSKFHMEMYSLTKTLEKSAKLFTLTQKNAVFFDRKLKLTKNFQSHSGLFYHSELTPLDFTKNPEGAQKVLNTWAERHTQGLIKNIFPAPPSVLTSAIFLNAIYFLADWEIPFSDLLNKVGEFRTQEDAYVDVTYMLGAPEGILYTETDQYKMIALPYKDGELDMFMLLPRKDSPYKYDIRKFAESLKATDIEDAIKQAKLRDVNVKIPKMSLSSSVSVLEPLLRYKARKDAQSNQKEPAPEDTNSVNVTKISKESYPEILLTGAVENGNLRISDIIQEMVFSINEKGTEAAAVALGSIQYNGVQKQFFADRPFVFFIRHRSTTATLFWGTISNPSG